CCTCGCCTTCGCCGTCACGAGCGTCACCGACTCGCGCGTCATCCTCGACCAGCCGGGCGCAGACCGGTTGATCGGGCAGGGTGACGGGCTCTTCCTTCCGATGGGCGCGTCGAAGGCGGTCCGCGTGCAGGGGGCGTGGGTCGCCGAGAGCGAGATCGAGAAGGTCGTCGCGCACGTCAAGAAGCAGGCGCAGCCGGAGTACCGCTCCGATGTCCAGGCGGTCGCGGAGAAGAAAGAGATCGATGCCGACATCGGCGACGATCTCGAGCTGTTGCTGGCTGCGGCGGAGCAGATCATCTCGACCCAGTTCGGCTCGACGTCGATGCTGCAGCGCAAGCTCCGCGTCGGCTTCGCGAAGGCGGGCCGCCTGATGGACCTCCTCGAGTCTCGCGAGATCGTGGGCCCGTCCGAGGGTTCGAAGGCTCGTGACGTGCTGGTCACGCCCGAGCAGTTGCCGACCGTACTCGCCCGACTCCGCGGCGTAGATCCGCCCGCCGGGGCCGCCTCCGGTGGATCGTCGGATGCCGTGGAAGCCCAGTTCGACGGGTACGAGGTCGTGGACGGCGACGCGGGAGATGAGGATGCCTGGGGCCTCACGGGACGCGATTGACCGGTTCGCGGTGGAACCGGCTCGGATAGGCTCGGCGACGTGACGATCCCTCGGCAGCTCCCCAACGCGATCACGATCGTTCGGATCCTCTGCGCCCCTGTCTTCGTCTGGATGCTCCTGGCGGACGACGGTGCCGACGGCCCTCTTCGATGGGGCGCGGCGGCGCTGTTCGTCGTCGCGATCGCGACAGACGGCATCGACGGCTACCTCGCGCGCCGGCACGACATCGTCACCGATCTCGGCAAGCTGCTCGATCCGATCGCCGACAAGGTGCTGACCGGCGCGGCGTTCGTGGGGCTGTCCCTCCTCGGCGAACTGGACTGGTGGATCACGATCCTCGTCCTGGTGCGGGAGGTGGGGATCACGGTGCATCGACTCGTCGTCGCGAGCGATCATGTGGTGGCCGCCGCGTGGATGGGAAAGCTCAAGACGGTCGCTCAGGCGGTCGCCCTCTCGCTCGCGCTGCTGCCGTTGTGGACGGTGGTCGGCGAGTGGATCCACGTCGTCAACGCGGTCGCCATGACCGTCGCGGTGGTCCTCACCGTGGCGAGCGGTCTCGACTACGCCCTCACCGAAATCCGCGGCGCGCGCTCGACACGGAGGAAGAGCGCATGACGACACGTCGTGAAGCCCGGGCCGCACGTCAGGCGGGGGAGGTGGACGATGTCGAAGCGACGCTCGTGTCGCATGGACGCCCCTCGGATGCCGAACGCCTCGTCAACCGGCTCAAGGAGCTCGGCTGGACCCTCGGGGTCGCGGAGTCTCTGACGGGCGGAGCCGTGGCGGCATCCGTCGTCTCGGTCCCGGGTGCGTCTGCCGTGCTGCGCGGCGGCATCGTCGCCTACGCGACCGACATCAAGCAGACCGTCCTAGGGGTCGATGCGACGCTCCTCGCCGCCCACGGACCCGTGCATCCGCGCGTCGCGCGCCAAATGGCTGAGGGCGCCCGCCGCGTACTCGGACGTGGAGACGACGCGGCCGACGTGGGCATCGCGACGACGGGCATCGCGGGGCCGGTGTCACCCGACGGGCAGCCGGTGGGCACCGTGCACCTGGCGGTCTCGACCCCGCTCGGTTCGCGCGTGGAATCGCTGGTGTTGACCGGCGATCGGCAGGAGATCCGCGCGGAGGCGGCGGCACTCGCCCTGCGTCTCGCGTTCGACGCACTCTGACACCGGGAATAGCCGGTGTTTCTCCTCCGTTACATCTGAGCGATTCCCACCCTTTCTCCAGCACTACGGGGCTAGGGTGACAGCCAAGTGCTGTACCGTGGTCCATCCGCGACCGCGGAATCATCGTCACAGAAGGGGGCCTGACATGATCCTGGTTCGTCAAGAGATCGGTGACGTCCTTCGTGACATGCGCCTGCAGAAGGGCAAGACGCTCCGGCAGGTCGCGGGACGCGCCAGTGTGGCGCTGGGCTACCTCAGCGAGGTAGAGCGCGGTCAGAAGGAAGCCTCCAGCGAGATCCTGGCCGCCGTGGCCGACGCGCTCGATGTGCCCATCTCGACCATCATGCGCGAGGTGGGCGACCGCATCTCCGTCCTCGAGGGGTTGCAGACCTTCCCCGATGTCGTCCCCGACGACCTCGCGTCGCTCGACGAGGACTTCGCGCAGCCCGAGCTGTCCCTGCGCTGAGCGCGGTTTCGTTCCGTTCATGCGTTTGAGTGAGTTCACGCGCGCCGTGACGGCGGAGTTCGGTACGCAGGGCGATGCGCTCGTCTCGGATCTGGCGCTGAGCGCGCTGTCGTATCGCACCGCGTCGCAGGCCCTGACCGACGGGGTCGATACGCGCGAGGTGTGGCTGGCGCTGTGTGCTGAGGCCGATGTCCCGATGGCGCGGCGTCACGGCGTCGGTCGCGTCGAATCTCGTCGGTGACTTTCCGCGTGTCGCATCGAACAGGTGTTCGATAGAGCGTAGTGTCCTCCACAAGAGGTATCGCAGAGAAGTCGTCCCCCGTGAGCCGGAGACGCCCGACAGATGTCGGAACCCCGGCGTAGCGTCGACGGCGTCATCGAGACACCTCCGCCTTGTCGCAGCGTCCCTCCACCGGTGGGAGCGCGACAGCCTACAGGCGACGGAAACGCGAGCACGAAGGAGCACGTCATGCCATCACCCGCAGACCGCGAGAAGGCCCTGGAGTCGGCCCTCGCCCAGATCGACCGCCAATTCGGAAAGGGCTCGGTCATGCGGCTGGGCAGTGACGAGCGTGCACCGGTGGAGGTCATCCCCACCGGTTCCATCGCGCTCGATGTCGCTCTCGGCGTCGGCGGATTGCCGCGTGGTCGAATCATCGAGATCTACGGACCCGAATCATCCGGCAAGACCACTCTGACGCTGCACGCGATCGCCAACGTCCAGCGTGCGGGCGGCATCGCCGCGTTCATCGACGCGGAGCACGCGCTCGACCCCGACTATGCACAGAAGCTCGGGGTCGACATCGACCAGCTGCTGGTATCCCAGCCCGATACGGGTGAGCAGGCGCTCGAGATCGCCGACATGCTCGTGCGGTCGGGGGCAATCGACCTCGTCGTCATCGACTCGGTGGCCGCGCTCGTGCCGAAGGCGGAGATCGAGGGCGAGATGGGAGATTCGCACGTCGGTCTGCAGGCTCGCCTGATGTCGCAAGCACTTCGCAAGCTCACCGGTGGTCTCAACCAGACCAACACCACGATGATCTTCATCAACCAGCTGCGCGAGAAGATCGGTGTGTTCTTCGGATCGCCGGAGACGACCGCGGGAGGAAAGGCGCTGAAGTTCTACGCGTCGGTTCGTCTCGATATCCGTCGCATCGAGACGCTGAAGGACGGCACCGACGCAGTCGGCAACCGTACGCGCGTCAAGGTCGTCAAGAACAAGATGGCTCCGCCCTTCAAGCAGGCAGAGTTCGACATCCTGTACGGGGTCGGCATCTCCCGCGAGGGAAGTCTCATCGACTTCGGCGTCGAGCACACGATCGTCAAGAAGTCGGGTGCGTGGTACACGTACGACGGTGAGCAACTCGGGCAGGGCAAGGAGAACGCTCGCAACTTCTTGATCAAGAACGTCGATGTGGCGGCCGAGATCGAGACGAAGATCAAGCAGAAGCTCGGCATCGGTCAGCCCAAGACGGCGGCGCCCGCAGCCGACGAGCTGGCCGCGCGCCGACCCGCGTGAGCCGGACGAGCGCTCGGTTCATTCATGTTGACGGGGGACTCGCACGGGGGTGGGCCGGACCGGGGGGACCGGCTCGCCCCCGTCATCCCGCTCTTCGGGGCGGGTGAGCGGGCGAATGCGGCCGAGCCGTCTGCTTCACCGCATGCGCGTGCAGGCGACTGGCATCGCAGTTGGATCGTCGACCACACAGAGGCCGAGACCTCGGCGGGGGACGTCCCGTTACTGGAGAGCGATCGGGCCGACGTCAGAAGGCACGCCGAGACGGCCTTACTGACGAAGCTGCGAGGGCGCTCGTTGTCCGAACGCGAGGCGAGAGGCGTGCTGGCGCAGCACGAACTCGACCCGCAGGAGATCGACGCGATCGTGGCGGCGTTTCTCGGGCACGGCTACCTCGATGACATGCGTCTGGCCGAGCAGCTGGTGCACGTGGCGACAGATCGTAAGGCGCAAGGCCGGCACTCGGTCGCACAGACGCTCGCGGCGCGGGGTCTCGGTCGAGAGGTGATTGATGCCGTTCTGGCGGAGCTTCCCGACGACGATGCCGAGCGTGCGTTGGCGTTTGCGCGGCAGAAGGCCCGCAATCTCGTCTCGCTCGATCGGGACACGGCGATGCGGCGTCTGCACGGTCAGTTGGCGCGCCGCGGGTTCGCGGGGAGTCTCGCGATGTCGGCGGCGCGACAGGCGCTCGACGAAGCGGGCGGCCCATCGTCGGGTGTCCGATTCCGCTGACGCGCAACGATGAGTGCGCCGCTCGGTCGGTCGGAGAGGTGAGGGGAGGGTGGCTCGTACAATGGAGCCCATCATGACTTCCCCGTCCTCCGCCCCGACGATCATCGAAAGCTCGCCGGCGTCTATCGCCGCCGACGGTACGGCGCGCACCTATGAGGTGCGCACCTTCGGCTGTCAGATGAACGTGCACGACTCCGAGCGGCTTTCCGGCTCCCTGGAGAGCGCAGGCTACGTCCGCGCGGAGGCCGGCAGCGAGGCCGACGTCGTCGTGATCAACACGTGCGCGGTCCGCGACAATGCCGCCGGCAAGCTGTACGGCACGCTCGGGCACCTCAAGAGCCGCAAAGACCGACACGAAGGCATGCAGATCGCTGTCGGCGGGTGCCTTGCCCAGATGGACAAAGACGCGGTGCTCCAGAAGGCGCCGTGGGTGGATGTCGTCTTCGGTACCCACAACATGGGGTCTCTGCCGGGGATGCTCGAGCGCGCGCGACACAACGGTGATGCGGAACTGGAGATCCTCGAGGCGCTGGAGGTCTTCCCGTCTACGCTGCCGACCAAGCGCGATGCCGTCCACAGCGGCTGGGTCTCGATCTCGGTCGGCTGCAACAACACCTGCACCTTCTGCATCGTCCCGAGCCTCCGCGGCAAGGAGAAGGACCGCCGTCCCGGCGACATCCTCAGCGAGATCAAGCTGCTCGTCGACGACGGCGCGATCGAAGTCACGCTCCTCGGACAGAACGTCAACAGCTACGGCGTGGAGTTCGGCGATCGCCAGGCCTTCGGCAAGCTCCTCCGCGCCGCGGGCGAGATTCCCGGGCTCGAGCGCATCCGGTTCACCAGTCCACACCCCGCCGCCTTCACCGATGACGTCATCGACGCGATGGCCGACACCCCGGCGGTGATGCCGCAGCTGCACATGCCGCTCCAATCCGGGTCCGACCGCATCCTCAAGGCCATGCGCCGCTCGTACCGCAGCGAGCGGTTCCTCGGCATCCTCGATCGCGTGCGTGCCCGCATGCCGCACGCGGCGATCACCACCGACATCATCGTCGGCTTCCCGGGAGAGACCGAGGAGGACTTCCAGGAGACTCTCCGGGTCGTCGAGGAGTCGCGCTTCGCGAGCGCGTTCACCTTCCAGTACTCGATCCGCGAAGGCACCCCCGCAGCCACCATGCCCGACCAGGTGCCGAAGGCCGTCGTCCAAGACCGGTACGAGCGCCTCGTCGCCCTGCAGGAGCGCATCTCGCTCGAGGAGAACCAGCGTCAGCTGGGGCGCGAACTGCAGGTGCTCGTCTCCGCCGGCGAGGGCAAGAAGGATGCCGAGACCCACCGGCTCACCGGACGCGCCGAGGACAACCGCCTCGTCCACTTCGAGCTGCCGGCCGGATCGGCCGTGCCCCGTCCGGGCGATGTCGTCACCGTCACCGTGACGCACGCCGCCCCCTTCCACCTCCTCGCCGACAGCACCGACGGCGGATCGCTGCGCATCCGACGCACTCGCGCAGGGGACGCATGGGATCGGGCGCAGGCAGAGTCGTGCGGCGTCCCCGCGTCCGCTGTCGACGGGGCACCGCGCGCCGTGTCGTTGGGGCTGCCGGCGCTGCGTCCCGCAGGGGCGTGACCACGCCAGGGCCATCCGTTCGGGCAGCCGGCGAATCGACCCGCCTGCCACGCCTGTGGACGGTGGTGGGCGCTACCGGAACCGGCAAGACCGAGCTGTCGCTGCGGCTCGGCGAAGAACTGGCCTCGCGGGGCCGCCCCGCCGAGATCGTCAACGCGGATGCCATGCAGTTCTACCGCGGCATGGACATCGGCACCGCCAAGCTGCCGCCCGCGCAGCGGCGCGGCATCCCGCATCACCTCTTCGACGTCCTCGAGGTGACCGACGAAGCAGCAGTCGCGTGGTACCAGGGCCAGGCACGGGGCGCCATCGAAGCCATCTTCTCCCGCGGCTCGGACGCCATCCTCGTCGGCGGGTCGGGCCTGTACGTGTCCAGCGTCGTCTACGACTTCCGATTCCCGCCACACGACGACGCGCTCCGCGCGCGGTTGGAGGAAGACCTCGCCCGCGAAGGGACGCAGGCCCTGCACGCCCGACTGCGCGCGCTCGACCCCGACACGGCCGACCGCGTCGATCCGCGCAACGGGCGTCGCATCGTGCGCGCACTGGAAGTCCTCGCTCAGGGTGAGCCCACGCACGGCGCGGCCCTCCCCGATACGCCGGTGCTGTGGCATCCGCGCACGACGCTGCTCGGCGTCCATCTCGACCGCGCAGAGCTCGTGGCCCGCCTCGACCGCCGCGTGGAGCAGATGTGGGCGAGCGGGCTCCTCGACGAAGTTCGCCACCTGCAGGGGCTCGGGCTCGCCGACGGACCCACTGCCTCCCGTGCCATCGGGTACGCGCAGGCCGCGGACCAGCTCGATGGACGGCTGACGGAGGCGGAAGCGATCGCCGCCACGCAGTCGCTCACCCGCCGCTATGCCCGTCGGCAGGTGTCCTGGTTCCGTCGGTACCCGGAGATCGCCTGGTATCCGCCCGACACGGACCCCGGTGCGCTGGCAGACTCGACGGCATGACCCTCGACATCCGCGCTTTCGAACTCGCCGACACGGAACCCGTCATCTCGCTGTGGCAGGAGACAGGGCTCACCCGCCCGTGGAACAATCCGCACCAGGACATCGCACGCAAGCTCCGCGTCCAGCCGGAGCTGTTCCTCGTTGCCGTCGACGGCTCTGAGATCGTCGGCTCGGTGATGGCGGGCTATGACGGCCACCGCGGATGGCTCTACTATCTCGCCAGCAGTCCCGATCGCCGGGGCGAAGGCATCGGCCGCCGTCTCGTGGAGCGCGCGGAGGAACTCCTGATCGACCTGGGGTGCCCGAAGGTGCAATTGATGGTGCGCACCGAGAATGTCGAGGTGCACGACTTCTACTCCTCGCTCGGTTTCGAGCCCTTCGAGGTGTGGACGACCGGGAAGCGACTCATCGCGGACTGATGCCCCGCATCCGGCCCGCCTAGACTTGACGGGTGTCCACTGCGCTCACCGTCCCGTTCACCAAGGGCCACGGCACCGGCAACGACTTCGTGATCGTCCCGGATGTCGACGGCGTGCTGTCGCTGAGCGATGGGCAGGTTGCGGCGCTGTGCGACCGCCGGTTCGGCATCGGCGGCGACGGCATCCTGCGGGTCGTGCGCTCCCGAGACCTCCCGGAAGGTGCCGCCACCCCCGACGCGGAGTGGTTCATGGACTACCGGAACGCCGATGGGTCCGCTGCCGAAATGTGCGGCAACGGCATCCGCGTATTTGCGCGCTACCTCGTCGACAGTGGACTCGTCGACCTCCCCGACGGTGCGACGCTCCTCGTGGGCACGCGCGCCGGAACGAAGACGCTGACGCGGAGTGAGGACGGCTTCGAAGTCGACCTCGGCCGGTGGCGCGGCGAGGCAGACGAGGTCACCGTGCGGGCTCGAGGGCTCGACATCCCGCGCCCGGGCCAGGCGATCGATGTCGGCAACCCTCACGTCGTGGTGGCTCTCTCGAGCGCGGACGAGCTCGAGGGGCTCGACCTCACCGTGCAGCCGCGGCTCACACCGGAGCCGCCCGCAGGGGCGAACATCGAGTTCGTCGTCCCTGCCGATCCCCTCGTCGACGACGGCGTCGGTGCGGTGACGATGCGCGTCTTCGAACGTGGTGTGGGTGAGACGCTGTCCTGCGGCACGGGAGTCGCCGCGACGGCGCTCGCGGTGCGGCTGTGGGCGGGTGAGCGAGCCCCGGAACGCTGGCGCGTCGACGTTCCCGGAGGCCGCCTGGGTGTGCGCATCACCCACCACGAAGACGGCGAGCACGTGCTCCTGTCCGGCCCGGCTGTCCTCGTCTACTCGGGACAGGTCACCCTCGCCTGAGCGCGAGGCTCCTCACGCGGTCTCGGTGCCGTCCGGAAGCGGGATGGCTGCGGTCGGCGGCGATCCGTGCCGCCGCACCCTGAGGACCCGGAAGCCGCGACCTGTCGCCGCTCGAGACACGCTGTAGCCGTGCTCCCACGTGGCGGCCAACCAGCGCTGCAGCGAATCGGAGCCGAGATTGCGCTGCACGACGAGCCACGCGTCACTGCGTTCATCGAGCCGCGGTATCCAACGCTCCAGCAGGCCGTGGAGCTCGTGCTTCCCGACCCGGATGGGGGGATTGGACCTTATCGTGCGGAAGGTGACGTCGTCGGGAACATCGTCGGGGAGCGCGGCGTTGATATTGGTAAGGCCGAGGGCGGCAGCATTGCGTCGCACAAGGTCGAGTGCGCGTTCGTTGACATCGACCGCCCACACCGTCGCGTGCGGTGCTTCCAGCGCGAGAGTGAGGGCGATCGGACCCCATCCTGACCCGAGGTCGAGGATGTGGCCTCCCGGGGGCGCGGGCGGCATGTTCGCCAGGAGAACGGCCGTGCCGGAGTCGACATGGTCAGGACTGAAGACGCCGCCGGCCGTGGTGACCTCGACGTCACGTCCGGCGAGCGAGACGCGGATGCGACGGAGGTTCTCCGCACTGGCCGGGGACGCACTGAAGTAGTGATCGCTCGACATCGACTCCGAGCGTAGCGGAGGACCTCCCAGTACGGGAGGCTAGAGTGCACGATGGCCGCACGTCTGTGCGGACCACGGCGAAAGGACCACATGACCGACACGACCACCCCGCAGAGCACCGACGAGACGCCGGTGGACCCGGTGGACCGCGTGCTCGCACACGCCGACGGGCGATCCGGGGTGCGCGTCTTCGGTGCCGCGCAGGCGCTTCAGGACGCATCGACCGTCGCGTACGGCGACGTCGACGGTGAACAGTGGGACCGCGAAGAGCGGGCCGCGCTGCGCCGTGTCGCGGGCCTGTCCACCGAACTCGAAGACGTCACGGAGGTCGAGTACCGGCAGCTCCGGCTGGAGAACGTCGTGTTGGTCGGCGTGTACGCCCAGGGCTCGCAGGACGATGCCGAGAACTCGCTCCGCGAGCTCGCCGCCCTCGCAGAGACGGCCGGCGCCGTCGTCCTCGACGGTGTCCTGCAGCGTCGTCCCCACCCCGACCCCGCGACCTACATCGGCCGTGGCAAGGCTGCCGAGCTGCGCGACCTCGTCGCCGCCGTCGGCGCCGACACGGTCGTGGCCGACACCGAACTGGCCTCCAGCCAGCGGCGCGCCCTCGAGGACGTGGTGAAGGTCAAGGTCATCGATCGCACCACCGTCATCCTCGACATCTTCAGCCAGCACGCGAAGAGCCGTGAGGGCAAGGCGCAGGTCGAACTCGCCCAACTCGAGTATCTTCTTCCGCGCCTGCGCGGATGGGGTGAGTCGATGTCCCGTCAGGCCGGTGGACAGGTCGGCGCGGGAGGTGCGGGAATGGGCTCGCGCGGACCGGGTGAGACGAAGATCGAGCTCGACCGGCGCCGCATCCGTACCCGCATGGCTCAGCTTCGACGTCAGATCCGTGACTTCGCGCCGGCGCGCGAGGCGAAGCGGGCGGAGCGCAAGCGCCACACCATCCCCTCCGTGGCCATCGCGGGATACACGAACGCCGGAAAGTCGAGCCTCTTGAACCGGCTGACCAGCGCCGGAGTCCTGGTGGAGAACGCGTTGTTCGCCACCCTGGATGCCACGGTGCGCCGCGCGCAGGCGACCGACGGTCGTATCTACACGCTCACCGACACCGTCGGCTTCGTCCGCAATCTCCCGCACCAGCTCGTCGAGGCGTTCCGTTCCACGCTGGAAGAGGTCGCCGATGCCGATGTGATCGTCCACGTCGTCGACGGCTCGCACCCGGACCCCGCGGCTCAGCTCGCGACCGTTCGTGACGTGATGGCCGACGTCGGCGCGCGTTCGGTTCGTGAGCTCGTGGTGTTCAACAAGGCCGACCTCGTCGACCCCGACACCCGGCTGGTGCTGCGGGGTCTCGAGCCGGATTCTCTCTTCGTGTCGTCACGGACGGGGGAGGGCGTCGCCGAACTCCGCGCGGCCGTCGAATCCGCGCTGCCGCTGCCTGCCGTGGAGGTGCGTGCCCTCGTGCCCTACGACCGTGGCGACCTCGTCAACGCGGTGCACGAATCGGGTCACATCGTCTCGACCGCTCACGAGGAGGGCGGCACCGCGGTGCACGCCCACGTCGACGCGCGTCTGGCCGCAGAGCTCTCGCCCTACCTCGTCTGATCCTCCGTCGTTCGACCCTCGGTCGTCTCAACGTCGGTCGCCGGAGCTCCGGCATCCCGAGTTCCGGGACGGAGGTCGATCGGCGGCACGTCCGGCGTGGGGAATCCGAACACCGCCCCCAGGAAGGCCAGTTCGGTCTCCAGGGCGTGGACGACCGTCTCCTGGCGCCGGAAGCCGTGGCCTTCACCGTCGTACAGCACGTACGCGCGAGGCACCCCGCGCGCGGCGAGGGCGTCGCGGATGGCTTCGGACTGCGCCGGCGGCACGACGGCATCCTCGGCGCCCTGCAGAATGAGCAGCGGCACGCGGAATCCTTCGGGGCGGCTGAGGGGCGAGCGCTCGACATAGAGCTGCTCCGCCTCGGGCAATGGGCCGATCAGGCCGTCGAGGTAGCGGGCCTCGAAGTCATGCGTGTCGGCGGCCAGGGCGCGCGCATCGCCGACGCCGTACCTCGACACCCCCGCCGCGAAGGCGTCGCTGCCGACGAGGGCGGCAAGCACCGTCCACCCGCCCGCGGAACCGCCCTCGATGGCCAACCGGGCGGGATCGGCTCCACCCTCGGCTGCGAAGCCCGACGCTGCTGCCACGACATCGTCGACATCGACGACCCCCCACTGGCCACGCAGCCGCTCGCGGTACGCGCGCCCGTACCCCGTCGACCCGCCGTAGTTGACGTCCAGGATGCCGATGCCGCGGCTCGTGAAGTAGGCCACCTTCGGCTCGGCCACGTCGCCCACGTGCGCCGTCGGCCCGCCGTGCACCCACACGAGGTAGGGAGGCCGCTCGCCGTCGGGACCGACGACATGAGGATGCGTCGGCCGGTAGTCGACGGCGTGGACGGGGCCGTGGGGGCCGTCGAAGGTGACGCCGCGCCCCTGCGGCAGCCAGGCCGGATCGCCCTCGAAGCCGCCGCCGCGGACGAGTTCGACCGATCCATGGACGGTGTCCACGGCCCACACGCCGCTCACACCCGGCGCGGCGCCTGACAGGAGTACGCGCGGACCATCGACGGCCTCCACGAGTGCACGGCTGCGGACGGGGATGTCCACAGACGTGACGACTCCAGCCCGGTCCACCAGGACGACCTCATCGTGACCGTCGGTGCGCACCGCCAGGGCACCGCCGTCCGGTAGGGGCGCGTACCAGCGCGAACCCAAAACCCACAGTGCTCCGCCGGTGTCGGCATCGGCGGGGGACACGGCCGCGGGAGCGGTCTCGTCCGAGACGCGGAAGATGTTCCATCGTCCCGTCGGGTCGTCGAGGAAGAGTAGATCTCCCTCCGCGGTCCACTCCGGCTGCAGCGCCGCCG
This genomic window from Candidatus Microbacterium phytovorans contains:
- a CDS encoding prolyl oligopeptidase family serine peptidase → MVDTLPYGSWPSPLSAAAAAAAAPRFDGAAFVGDEIWWGESIPSEGGRTAVRRRDAGGRIVDVLPAPWNARSRVHEYGGGSWAASPDGLLFFVEKSDQRIWLLRADGTTVALTDDDGDVRYGGLSWQQGTLLAVREAHGRSPVPARSIVAISTAGHLTTLTEGSDFLAQPALSPDGGRLAWVAWNHPDMPWDRTTLQLGRVAHGRVTEVRTVSSGRTAALQPEWTAEGDLLFLDDPTGRWNIFRVSDETAPAAVSPADADTGGALWVLGSRWYAPLPDGGALAVRTDGHDEVVLVDRAGVVTSVDIPVRSRALVEAVDGPRVLLSGAAPGVSGVWAVDTVHGSVELVRGGGFEGDPAWLPQGRGVTFDGPHGPVHAVDYRPTHPHVVGPDGERPPYLVWVHGGPTAHVGDVAEPKVAYFTSRGIGILDVNYGGSTGYGRAYRERLRGQWGVVDVDDVVAAASGFAAEGGADPARLAIEGGSAGGWTVLAALVGSDAFAAGVSRYGVGDARALAADTHDFEARYLDGLIGPLPEAEQLYVERSPLSRPEGFRVPLLILQGAEDAVVPPAQSEAIRDALAARGVPRAYVLYDGEGHGFRRQETVVHALETELAFLGAVFGFPTPDVPPIDLRPGTRDAGAPATDVETTEGRTTEDQTR